From one Micromonospora siamensis genomic stretch:
- a CDS encoding ATP-dependent DNA ligase — MRFLDLAATSAAVGATSGRRAKVELLAAALRSLDPAEVPAGAGWLAGELRQRQTGVGFAALRDLPPPAQSPTLTVAGVDAAVDEIAAVAGAGSQARRRELLHRLFAAATADEQRLLVGLFSGELRQGAQAGLLADAVARAAEVPVTAVRRALLLAGDLRTVAVAALSGGADALAGFGLQVGRPLAPMLAQSAPSVDEALTATGVPAVVDVKLDGIRIQVHRSGSDIAVFTRSLDEITGRVPEVVAAVRALPARELVLDGEAIGLDATGRPLPFQETSSRAARRGTSSTGSAARRTTPSTTGAVPVAPAVLAAAESTGAQVLTPYFFDLLHLDGEDLIDRPGRDRWAALAGAVDASLLVGRVEVDDAEQAGAAFAAAVDAGQEGVVVKDPAAPYDAGRRGAAWVKVKPRHTLDLVVLAVEWGSGRRKGWLSNLHLGARDPATGGFVMLGKTFKGLTDEVLRWQTERFLSLAVERGDWVVRVRPEQVVEIAFDGVQTSSRYPGGMALRFARVVRYRDDKSAAEADTIDAVRAIHAGRVTG; from the coding sequence GTGCGGTTCCTCGATCTGGCGGCCACCTCGGCCGCCGTGGGCGCCACCAGTGGCCGGCGGGCCAAGGTGGAGCTGCTCGCCGCCGCCCTCCGGTCGCTCGACCCGGCCGAGGTGCCGGCGGGTGCCGGCTGGCTCGCCGGCGAGCTGCGCCAGCGGCAGACCGGGGTCGGCTTCGCCGCCCTGCGTGACCTGCCGCCACCGGCGCAGTCTCCGACGCTGACCGTGGCCGGGGTCGACGCCGCCGTCGACGAGATCGCGGCGGTCGCCGGCGCCGGCTCCCAGGCCCGACGCCGGGAGCTGCTGCACCGGCTCTTCGCCGCCGCCACCGCCGACGAGCAGCGCCTGCTGGTCGGGCTGTTCAGCGGCGAGCTGCGGCAGGGGGCCCAGGCGGGGCTGCTCGCCGACGCCGTGGCCCGGGCGGCCGAGGTGCCGGTGACGGCCGTCCGGCGCGCCCTGCTGCTCGCCGGCGACCTGCGTACGGTGGCGGTCGCCGCGCTCTCCGGCGGCGCCGACGCGCTGGCCGGGTTCGGGCTCCAGGTGGGCCGGCCGCTCGCGCCGATGCTGGCGCAGAGCGCACCCTCGGTGGACGAGGCGCTCACCGCCACCGGTGTTCCCGCGGTGGTCGACGTCAAGCTCGACGGCATCCGCATCCAGGTGCACCGGTCCGGGTCGGACATCGCCGTCTTCACCCGCAGCCTGGACGAGATCACCGGCCGGGTGCCCGAGGTGGTGGCCGCCGTGCGCGCGCTGCCCGCCCGCGAGCTGGTGCTCGACGGCGAGGCGATCGGGCTGGACGCCACCGGCCGGCCGCTGCCGTTCCAGGAGACCTCCAGCCGGGCCGCCCGGCGCGGCACGTCGAGCACCGGCAGCGCCGCCCGGCGGACCACGCCCAGCACCACGGGTGCCGTCCCGGTCGCCCCGGCGGTCCTCGCCGCCGCCGAGAGCACCGGCGCGCAGGTGCTCACTCCGTACTTCTTCGACCTGCTGCACCTCGACGGCGAGGATCTGATCGACCGGCCCGGCCGGGACCGGTGGGCCGCCCTGGCCGGCGCGGTGGACGCGTCGCTGCTGGTCGGCCGGGTGGAGGTCGACGACGCGGAGCAGGCCGGAGCGGCGTTCGCCGCCGCGGTCGACGCCGGCCAGGAGGGCGTCGTGGTGAAGGATCCGGCGGCGCCCTACGACGCGGGCCGGCGGGGCGCCGCCTGGGTCAAGGTGAAGCCCCGGCACACCCTCGACCTGGTGGTGCTGGCCGTGGAGTGGGGCAGTGGCCGGCGCAAGGGCTGGCTCTCCAACCTGCACCTCGGGGCACGGGACCCGGCCACCGGCGGCTTCGTCATGCTCGGCAAGACCTTCAAGGGGCTGACCGACGAGGTGCTGCGCTGGCAGACCGAGCGGTTCCTGTCCCTGGCGGTGGAACGCGGCGACTGGGTGGTCCGGGTCCGCCCCGAGCAGGTCGTGGAGATCGCCTTCGACGGGGTGCAGACCAGCTCCCGCTATCCGGGCGGGATGGCGCTGCGCTTCGCCCGGGTGGTGCGCTACCGCGACGACAAGTCCGCCGCCGAGGCGGACACCATCGACGCCGTCCGCGCCATCCACGCCGGCCGGGTCACCGGCTGA
- a CDS encoding SURF1 family cytochrome oxidase biogenesis protein, with amino-acid sequence MYRFLLTPRWLGYLALALAAAAVMVLLGNWQLHRYHARTEVNERIDAGARMAPVPLADALAAPTGGPGTAGPAPAEKVTWSRVTATGRYDTGNLVLVRGRTVDDGVGFEVLTPLVLADGTAVLVDRGWIPPAPGGAIARPDVPATPTGEVTVVGRVHPSEDGGAVDRRDGQLETRRIDVPRLARELPYPVRGAYLLLDEQTPAADPTFRAVPIGHTNNWQNFGYVWQWWIFAVMTLVGYGWAARREARDRTGLDRPGPPVDRAAEPATGTPA; translated from the coding sequence GTGTACCGGTTCCTGCTGACCCCCCGATGGCTGGGCTATCTCGCCCTGGCGCTCGCTGCCGCCGCGGTGATGGTGCTGCTCGGCAACTGGCAGCTGCACCGCTACCACGCGCGCACCGAGGTCAACGAGCGGATCGACGCGGGCGCGCGGATGGCGCCGGTGCCGCTGGCCGACGCGCTGGCCGCCCCCACCGGCGGTCCCGGCACGGCGGGGCCCGCCCCGGCCGAGAAGGTCACCTGGAGCCGGGTCACCGCCACCGGCAGGTACGACACCGGCAACCTCGTCCTGGTCCGCGGCCGGACCGTCGACGACGGCGTCGGCTTCGAGGTGCTCACCCCGCTGGTGCTCGCCGACGGCACCGCCGTGCTGGTGGACCGCGGCTGGATCCCGCCCGCCCCGGGCGGCGCGATCGCCCGGCCCGACGTGCCCGCCACTCCGACCGGCGAGGTCACCGTGGTGGGCCGGGTGCACCCCAGCGAGGACGGCGGCGCCGTGGACCGGCGCGACGGGCAGCTGGAGACCCGGCGGATCGACGTGCCCCGGCTGGCCCGGGAACTGCCCTACCCGGTGCGCGGGGCTTACCTGCTGCTGGACGAGCAGACCCCGGCCGCCGACCCGACCTTCCGGGCGGTCCCGATCGGGCACACCAACAACTGGCAGAACTTCGGCTACGTGTGGCAGTGGTGGATCTTCGCGGTGATGACGCTGGTCGGCTACGGCTGGGCGGCCCGCCGCGAGGCCCGTGACCGAACCGGCCTGGACCGCCCCGGCCCGCCCGTCGACCGGGCCGCCGAACCCGCCACCGGCACCCCGGCCTGA